Genomic segment of Peromyscus leucopus breed LL Stock chromosome 23, UCI_PerLeu_2.1, whole genome shotgun sequence:
TCGTTGGATGTGCTTAAAGTTTGGGACTACTCTAATTCTAATGACAAAGGAGAGACTTATAAAGATTACTTGAATactcataaagaaaaatttcatgaGTATGTCTTTGAGGGACATGGAGAGCCCCTTAGGAGATGGTTTTCTCCAGGCCTTGTGGAGCCCACTTGGTTTGCAAAACAAGGCAACATCACTAGAAAACATCCTGATTTGTTTAGGCTTGTTGCAGCTGCCAATATGATGCTAGAGAAAAAACCTAACCATACTCAACCAGAGGCCATTGGTCTTCGAGCCTGTGTATCTTACCCTAATGCTTTACTCTTGACACAATCTTCCTTTGTTAATATTTCACAAAATGGTAATTCATTTCGGATAATTTGTAGTTCTTGTAAATTGACAAATTGTATCACTTCCTCAGAGCGGAAAGAGTTGGGAACTGTGATTCTGGTCAGGCGACCTCCTTTTGTCATGTTGCCTGTAGAACTAGGTCCTGAGCCTTGGTATGATAATTCAGCCTTACAGGTATTGAGTACTTTGAGAGATTTGATTCGGCCAAAACGGTTTGTTGCTGCATTAATTTTGGGCATTTCTGCATTGATTTCTATAATTACTACTTTTGCTATTGCAACTACAGCTCTAGTTCAAGAAATTCATACTGCTCATTATGTGAATACTCTTAGTAAGAATATTACTATGGCTCTGCTAGAGCAGGAGGCTATAGATAAGAAATTGGAgtcaaaaattaatgttttagaaGAAGTGGTTTTGGCTTTAGGACAAGATATTTCTAACCTCAAGACCACAATGTTTGCTCGCTGCCATGGTAATTTTAAGTCCATCTGTGTTACTCCATTACCTTATAATACTTCTCAGCCTTGGGAAAAGGTCAAGGCCCACCTGCAAGGTGTCTGGCAAGATACAGATATTACTCATGATTTAGATGCACTTCAGAAAGATATCTCAGCTATGAGTCAGGCTCATTTACAGATAGGAGGTTTACAAGACCTAGCGtcagaaatagaaaagggaatCAAAGATTTGAATCCGATGGATTGGCTGCAATATTTTATAGTCATTGGAATGCTTATTTTATTGATGGTGTTTGTCATCTTTCTTTTCCCCTGTCTTATTAAATGTCTCTATACTTCCGTACAAACGGTGCAACAGGACGTATTCgagcttcattttaaaaacagaaaagggggaacTGCTACGCCCACAGCTGTGACACCTGTGTAGCTGTAGCAAAGCTTGAAAGCTTGCCGCTGTACTAGAGTCTGGCAGCTAAAGGGCTGAGGTTGAAGCTTCCTGGAGCGAGACCTCAGGCAGTTTCCCCACATCCAGCGGTCGTCATGCGGCCTGAGGATCTCAGGGCGACAGTCCTTGTTTGCACTaatcatgctttttctctgtatgtcttttctgtgttggGAGAATgaatcatgaaggaaagaaacaactttggagtgatttgcctttcatggaaaggctagccaggactagaaaGCCTTGTTGCCTTTATAGTAAGGAAGAAAGTCAACagatcatagaaaatatgaagccaGACCTAAGGTATTGGTATAGAAAGGTATATGACAATTAGAAAGATAGATGAgtgtataaatgaaattatacaaaaagtATATAGAGGGTGAGTTAAGCCTTGGCTGGTAAAAGTCTGGATCTCACAGATGTGGTCTTTGGCGCGagacagatttcacaaaattctgaGATCATGCCCTTAAGCAACAACCCCCATGAACTCCAAGCTGCGGaagtgatacacagaaatagatattAAAGTGCTTTGCTATTgtctacacagaaatagatattGATATATTTTTGCTATTGTCTTTTGCTGATTCTATGGAATTGTAAAAGTTTGCTGATTCTGAGTAATTGTAAAAATTAACAGTCTGATGTAATCCCCTGCCAAGTTCCTTGATTGTAAAAGAATATAAGCACTGGTTTAGCAGAAGTAAATCTGCAGCAGCACATCAATCCatcgtgtgtctgtctgtcatttcctcGCCGATCCCTGACTTCTCCTCgagccttctccctggttctcccgCAGTGGTGGTCTCCCTCTGGGTGGTCTGCGGCAGTGAAGACCTGTTACAATAACAATAGCAAATGAACGtactctgtatttctttctgaatGCCAGAAGAAGGGCAAAATCAACATTAAGATTGGCAGATGGACCACCAGGGAAGTCACTGACAACATTTAAGGAATATCAGCAGTTGCTCATGtaggcagagcaggaagcagagatgggatgggaagtgaaggcttcttttgccACAGCAGCAAACTTCTCCAACCACCATGcctttccaccatgatgactgTGTGCCTGCAGACTGTGAGCAGATATTGGTCTCATTGATGAGAAAACTAACTAAAATAAAGCTAATGCTGGTGTTCTCCACCAGTGTCTGCCAGGTCTACCATCTCTGAGGAAGACTAGTGCCATCAACTATGACGCATAAGGAATGCATGTCTCTAGAGTATGAATGAAGTCCAGA
This window contains:
- the LOC114684970 gene encoding endogenous retrovirus group K member 13-1 Env polyprotein-like isoform X1, coding for MMLEKKPNHTQPEAIGLRACVSYPNALLLTQSSFVNISQNGNSFRIICSSCKLTNCITSSERKELGTVILVRRPPFVMLPVELGPEPWYDNSALQVLSTLRDLIRPKRFVAALILGISALISIITTFAIATTALVQEIHTAHYVNTLSKNITMALLEQEAIDKKLESKINVLEEVVLALGQDISNLKTTMFARCHGNFKSICVTPLPYNTSQPWEKVKAHLQGVWQDTDITHDLDALQKDISAMSQAHLQIGGLQDLASEIEKGIKDLNPMDWLQYFIVIGMLILLMVFVIFLFPCLIKCLYTSVQTVQQDVFELHFKNRKGGTATPTAVTPV